One genomic region from Asterias amurensis chromosome 7, ASM3211899v1 encodes:
- the LOC139940150 gene encoding myosin light chain kinase, smooth muscle-like isoform X4, translating to MTALRLFSNHKKSTGQDPLVGSAGSTSLADLLKAKREEDAQRETKDTEDPKPAANGGEESVIDLNDRVEPVSKPVTQVDTPEIYHVEDSAVPPRRVIDTGIISKQVDNNTDGFTSPSTNTSVGGSSTITDGEAPFSNYGSDLTSSDRTSDFAEYDRTSDLGLADFNSHTSDSEDMDIDTDNPAKDVTEAATAIQAVFRGHRARKRTYQPPAILEDIRDCDVFEGSAARFDCRISGFPEPQVYWYKDGKEIKEDRHYRIEFDEVDLCSLIIREAEADDDGLYKCEARNAAGTAFSEAELLVEVLDEASDAEDEKATSEKSIGERVTSEGRVTPEPTQNLPSDNTAWKNVDQHKPEEVTLTNHFEVSAAAKETTSSSRSDFDSGGEKSSSDWTPRSSPCTSAGVSPSSSLLELDSWHKRGRITSTDTQPIKNTAGSPGRLSERISRYDDRNKGPKQNVNSIGYNSPPLGVHTRGSSSPGNSAVSGTSDKPSYVTQAAAERPSRSRIAELESKRKPVRSSSEPPPEFQNKRELILNRASKFEQSKNYSSYKGSSNNKTREVYESSYSKLLKNSRTPSGVGGSNTRPLKPQFATKISVFSGTGSNGKPDGQSNIEPKQDRKFYGGREIKVKSLPKVVVSREASILKARPIESIRVKHDKTNGRLSSDDSLTDNEKSTASSGNHEVKKTYLTEKTFELIGDRALNSRQPGSVLAWKIEKFAKGTPLKSHTAVEDEPRVTSRQTTRTWNPNNDKSHRRAQSVDRALYPGQGANSLASKIQKFSKNQSSQESNKVKLKTYEFKSSSVRYEMQRGKSVDVNNSRKPERSPERQVSLKVKTTSIETGDETSDKVPGDKGVKIEKTTERVVSSQRATESVLNSTKDKTDIPIPAGSRHIEKAIEVTKASVVCSPPSANDRQIATEEKSNSDRSYSSSVKTSEVDGSVKSSSSNDLFIEASAVTSSVSTITKTTPGGEPKETTAAAKPKASAAAMNRRGVTPGGIGKLTARFESNKPEPAKSSTVRREPFIRSSLSDKKQLFDGSAAKPKTNGNSSLNYRDILKPASKTKNATALDAGKPLADKNTSSGRLGATPSPLSSRYQVKPSVDEKAPSFIQRPRDQTGVQGGSLYFAVSVEGTPTPDISWHYKGKSLKDEGRCEIYTEKDVHFLEIFELEPSDAGIYTCRLVNKAGRVSAMAELKVTEKPKPAVMSGQAPSFITRISDCELCDGEEALFECKVSGDPFPEITWIMDGKLVQEGPRHRFVCKSDGTCALIVTDVTADDDAVYTCTAKNALGMVSSTAELIVEFEDIPKPEEPKIEIKTQISTAKVQPKEPLLRDELRSESKEETRKVQPSSEVSKENNKTGSTTTDEPHSIVKTQQDEVFSEAPLNYQHQPRRSSLQSTGMPVPKPPEFILRPRSHHITPPETARLSCMVKGYPTPSVTWKKNTMVLKDEGRFEIFKDGGEEILEIYDTVEEDAGRYTCVLANEHGKTTSSANIALRGKITRDIPPKFTQRMTHSRTKDGGTARFSCRVTGEPAPTIQWLFLGKEISPDDDIYEIAFDGEKATLVLPEVLPEDEGEYECIARNRDGEVSCRARLSVEIALTEPSESVEPVATVAPAGQVQQLKKKGPWELERKTSRTEIFLQASAPEASSDSEDESSSALSKRDEKVLSAKKDLTSKQDVVVEKSPKYKVEVVENQEEKSKPYGFHNKESDVSVVFKAKLPKDRVEITPEKRSFEPKTIAVEPTKKETLPSLELKLDLESESESEPEQSVGKVEPVQVKQEEPESENLVSTTSDVSETEPEADIVPEIVASDGEIVASDPEIVTSDPESVNQEPPTDNGAIELVISDVEPELEVKIETKELEEASPPVAVTQSKPEFLQTPSDVEVIDGSPLALTVKVKGTPAPDVMWIFDNCEILEDDDFKLLHDGELHSLVIREVYPEDAGIYYCKAFNTAGEEQCAAKIDVKDPVCQGSPPKFTQKPRSLTVDEGSSLKLTCKVEGDPEPAISWSKDGRIISPGQRIVLKKLGLHIRILQIPTALSTDAGSYTCVIANANGEEKCTVSVVVHPLDEEQTDFRQLLKSRPRLQNINNNNTFNSSTDKSSPESDPTQLDFRHVLTRHVQTKTSPKFTEGLKDMRIKEGETAVFHCQVEGVPQPTVAWTVDGREIKESKYFKMTNEGTLAKLTITEAFPEDEGEYSCIASNTAGQEKTTSDLKIVPWEDDDDVDFAKPGEKRDNMDEVFKRSLTISEDDDADIDIPASGTPAITVTEASPKKVKKIPPPVPAKKISLERARAPSFDHAENNQNSETVSRGTTLPQFVVGLSDKRITQGSATVLECEITGEPEPDIVWYREGEEIKEGGKYRYEFEGDHGVLLVINNATMSDCGQYTCKAVNPVGSAESSAQLISGGVPAKIESGPKSIEVISGQTARISCEIAGSPNPEVTWSKYRKEVEESDRKQMDATESSATLTIRKASEEDAGRYTINVCNALGTDSFEISVSVVDKPDPPSGNPTASDVTSTSLTLSWSVVSYDGGSRIIGYVIEMCRADDDNKWQPLTSTTHTSHVITDLQPEVEYVFRVSAENVHGISEPSQVSDPVLTVDEAPRVKEEKHSGESDDDSDEFIVHGDVTIRTDKEVGDLYNIKEQVGKGRFGVVYRCIEKATGKTFAAKFIKTKPSDRESVRSEIRIMNELHHPKLLQCVDAFEVPKQIIMVMEFIAGGELFERVIDDDFVLTEKDAIKFMRQICAGVHYMHDQNILHLDLKPENVMCVDTHGCRIKLIDFGLARKFDPTKNTKVMFGTPEFVAPEVINYELIGYATDLWSIGVICYILLSGLSPFMGDNDAETLSNVTLAEWDFDDEAFDDISEESKDFIEKLLIKRKEKRMEVTECLQHTWLNKDIKTMKATQLSTAKLKKFVARRRWQKTTTAVRAIGRMASLTMFAGLKKSGDQAGAAMRPGSPTQNLLKTALRKEAEDTKKTSRVLHLEEDENNGDCDAKRKNDALPVRTDANGGSAHPDKTLSGAKQTIDDVRKGVSRDRGIAERLKDSSDSEEELPGDREEKSQSAVNGFVNQDKVDSESSSSRMQADDSPDVARRSFPPKFSKDIIDAMVFEGDCARFDCHIEGEPEPEITWYQDDEELDESSRFLMEFDSDGVCSLIIKNVIEDDDAEYMVKAVNTAGEASSVAELIVHVPGAQ from the exons CATTGGCGAGAGAGTGACATCAGAGGGACGAGTCACCCCGGAGCCAACGCAGAATCTACCGTCGGACAACACAGCCTGGAAGAACGTAGACCAGCACAAACCGGAGGAAGTTACACTGACCAACCACTTCGAGGTATCAGCTGCTGCAAAGGAAACTACCTCTTCCAGTCGATCTGATTTTGATTCCGGTGGGGAAAAAAGCTCAAGCGACTGGACGCCTAGATCGTCACCGTGTACGAGCGCAGGAGTCAGCCCAAGCTCGTCCTTGCTCGAGTTGGATTCGTGGCACAAACGGGGACGGATCACTAGTACAGATACCCAACCCATCAAAAACACAGCAGGTAGTCCGGGCAGATTGTCAGAACGGATTTCACGGTACGACGATCGTAATAAAGGTCCGAAACAGAACGTGAACAGCATCGGCTATAATTCACCGCCACTCGGCGTCCATACAAGGGGGTCGTCATCGCCAGGGAATAGTGCTGTATCCGGAACTAGTGACAAGCCATCATACGTTACCCAAGCCGCCGCCGAGAGACCGTCTAGGTCTCGCATTGCGGAACTTGAATCCAAGCGAAAACCAGTCAGATCTTCCAGCGAACCCCCGCCGGAGTTCCAGAACAAGCGTGAGCTAATCCTCAATCGAGCTTCTAAATTCGAACAGAGTAAAAACTACAGCAGCTATAAAGGCAGCAGCAACAATAAGACTCGGGAGGTGTATGAGTCCTCGTATAGTAAACTATTGAAGAATTCACGCACTCCCTCAGGCGTCGGAGGATCAAATACTAGGCCATTGAAGCCCCAATTCGCTACAAAGATCTCGGTTTTCTCAGGAACTGGGTCCAACGGGAAACCCGATGGTCAATCCAACATTGAACCTAAACAGGACAGGAAATTCTACGGTGGTAGGGAGATCAAAGTGAAGTCTTTGCCCAAGGTGGTCGTGTCGAGAGAGGCGTCCATATTAAAAGCGCGACCCATTGAGTCAATTAGGGTCAAACACGACAAGACGAACGGTCGACTGTCGAGCGACGACTCGTTGACCGACAACGAGAAGTCGACAGCGTCTTCCGGGAATCACGAGGTAAAGAAGACTTATCTTACGGAGAAAACCTTTGAGCTCATCGGGGACAGGGCACTGAACTCTCGCCAACCAGGATCCGTCCTCGCCtggaaaattgaaaagtttgcGAAGGGTACCCCTCTGAAAAGTCACACTGCTGTCGAGGATGAACCGCGTGTAACGAGTCGGCAGACAACGAGAACGTGGAACCCGAACAACGACAAGAGTCACCGGAGGGCACAGTCTGTTGACAGAGCTCTCTACCCGGGACAAGGTGCTAACTCTCTCGCTTCCAAAATACAGAAATTCTCAAAGAATCAGTCCTCACAGGAGTCTAATAAAGTGAAACTAAAAACATATGAGTTTAAATCGAGTTCGGTTCGATATGAAATGCAAAGGGGAAAAAGTGTGGATGTAAATAATTCCAGGAAACCTGAACGATCGCCCGAGCGACAAGTTTCCCTGAAGGTGAAAACGACCTCAATCGAGACTGGTGACGAGACTAGTGACAAGGTACCAGGCGACAAAGGTGTAAAAATAGAAAAGACCACAGAAAGAGTGGTTAGCTCCCAGCGTGCGACTGAGTCTGTACTCAATTCAACTAAAGACAAGACTGACATTCCTATTCCAGCGGGGAGTCGTCATATCGAAAAGGCAATTGAGGTAACCAAGGCATCAGTTGTCTGCAGTCCCCCTTCGGCAAATGATCGTCAGATTGCAACCGAAGAAAAAAGTAACAGTGATCGTTCTTATTCTTCGAGCGTAAAAACGAGCGAGGTTGATGGATCTGTGAAGAGTTCATCATCgaatgatttatttattgagGCATCTGCCGTGACGAGCTCAGTGTCAACAATCACGAAGACGACCCCTGGAGGTGAGCCAAAGGAAACAACGGCCGCGGCGAAACCAAAAGCGAGCGCTGCTGCCATGAATCGTCGCGGAGTCACACCGGGAGGGATCGGAAAACTCACGGCTCGGTTTGAGAGCAACAAACCCGAACCGGCAAAATCATCCACGGTACGGCGAGAGCCTTTTATCCGGTCGAGTCTTAGTGATAAGAAACAACTTTTCGACGGGTCGGCTGCCAAACCTAAAACCAATGGAAATAGTAGTTTGAACTACCGTGATATCCTCAAACCTGCTTCGAAAACGAAAAATGCTACCGCGCTGGATGCAGGGAAACCTTTAGCGGATAAGAACACTTCCTCGGGTAGGCTTGGGGCAACCCCTTCACCTCTGTCATCCCGTTACCAGGTTAAACCGTCTGTCGACGAAAAAGCCCCTTCTTTCATACAACGGCCACGGGACCAAACGGGTGTTCAAGGCGGGTCTTTATACTTTGCTGTGTCGGTGGAAGGAACTCCAACCCCGGACATATCTTGGCACTACAAAGGGAAGTCTCTTAAAGACGAGGGTCGATGTGAGATCTACACGGAGAAAGATGTTCATTTCTTGGAGATATTTGAGTTGGAGCCCAGTGATGCTGGAATCTATACATGCCGTTTGGTGAATAAAGCTGGACGAGTCTCCGCCATGGCAGAGCTTAAAGTCACAG AAAAACCGAAACCAGCTGTCATGTCGGGACAGGCTCCATCTTTCATTACCAGGATCTCAGATTGTGAGTTGTGTGATGGCGAGGAGGCCCTCTTCGAATGTAAAGTTTCAGGCGACCCCTTTCCCGAGATAACCTGGATCATGGACGGGAAGTTAGTGCAGGAGGGCCCACGTCATCGATTCGTGTGCAAGTCAGACGGTACATGCGCACTGATCGTCACTGACGTCACGGCAGACGACGATGCCGTGTACACGTGCACTGCCAAGAACGCATTGGGTATGGTTTCAAGCACTGCAGAGCTGATTGTAG AATTCGAAGATATTCCGAAGCCTGAGGAACCAAAGATTGAGATAAAAACCCAAATCTCAACAGCCAAAGTACAACCTAAAGAACCCCTCCTCAGAGATGAACTTCGCTCTGAATCCAAGGAAGAGACAAGAAAGGTCCAACCTTCCAGTGAGGTGAGCAAGGAAAACAATAAGACTGGAAGCACCACAACGGATGAACCACACAGTATTGTCAAGACCCAGCAGGATGAGGTGTTCTCAGA AGCGCCCCTCAATTACCAGCATCAGCCTCGCCGGTCCTCCCTGCAGTCCACCGGGATGCCGGTCCCCAAGCCCCCAGAGTTTATATTGCGTCCACGCTCGCATCACATCACCCCACCGGAGACAGCTCGACTCTCCTGCATGGTCAAGGGATACCCCACTCCGTCCGTGacatggaagaaaaacaccatggTCTTGAAAGACGAAGGGAGATTTGAGATTTTCAAGGATGGTGGAGAGGAGATCTTAGAGATTTATGACACGGTAGAGGAGGATGCTGGACGGTACACGTGTGTCTTAGCTAATGAGCATGGGAAGACTACATCGAGTGCTAACATTGCTCTTCGTG gcaaaataACAAGAGACATACCGCCGAAATTCACTCAGCGGATGACGCACTCCCGGACCAAGGACGGCGGCACTGCCCGATTCTCATGCCGTGTCACAGGCGAGCCAGCCCCGACGATACAGTGGCTGTTTCTCGGCAAGGAGATTTCACCGGACGATGACATCTACGAGATTGCATTTGATGGCGAGAAAGCTACTTTGGTGTTACCGGAGGTTCTGCCTGAAGACGAAGGGGAGTACGAGTGTATTGCACGTAATAGGGACGGAGAGGTGTCCTGCAGAGCAAGGCTAAGCGTTGAGA TTGCACTTACTGAACCCAGTGAATCTGTCGAGCCTGTTGCAACCGTTGCACCTGCTGGACAAGTTCAACAACTAAAGAAGAAAGGACCTTGGGAGCTGGAACGAAAGACGTCCAGGACGGAAATATTCCTCCAAGCTTCTGCTCCCGAAGCTTCCTCTGACTCTGAGGACGAGTCGTCATCAGCTTTGTCCAAGCGAGATGAGAAAGTCCTGAGTGCCAAAAAAGACTTAACATCAAAGCAAGATGTAGTTGTTGAAAAGAGTCCAAAATACAAGGTGGAAGTCGTGGAGAACCAAGAAGAAAAGTCCAAGCCTTATGGATTCCACAATAAAGAGTCTGATGTATCTGTCGTCTTCAAAGCAAAACTGCCGAAAGATCGCGTTGAAATCACGCCTGAGAAACGCTCTTTTGAACCCAAAACGATAGCCGTGGAACCTACCAAAAAGGAAACACTGCCATCTTTGGAACTTAAGCTCGATCTGGAGTCAGAATCCGAATCTGAACCAGAACAGAGTGTAGGGAAAGTGGAACCAGTCCAAGTGAAACAAGAAGAACCGGAAAGTGAAAATCTTGTCTCGACGACGAGCGATGTAAGTGAGACCGAACCCGAAGCAGATATTGTTCCCGAGATCGTCGCATCCGACGGGGAGATCGTGGCATCCGACCCCGAGATCGTCACATCCGACCCTGAGAGTGTTAATCAAGAACCTCCTACGGACAATGGGGCTATCGAACTTGTCATTTCTGATGTGGAACCAGAACTTGAAGTTAAGATTGAGACCAAAGAACTTGAAGAGGCATCACCGCCTGTGGCTGTGACCCAGAGCAAACCGGAGTTCTTGCAGACGCCTAGTGATGTCGAAGTCATTGATGGAAGTCCTTTGGCTCTTACCGTCAAAGTTAAAG GAACCCCTGCACCAGACGTGATGTGGATCTTCGATAACTGTGAGATCTTAGAAGATGATGATTTCAAACTCCTCCACGATGGTGAGCTTCATTCTCTGGTTATCCGTGAGGTATACCCAGAGGATGCGGGTATCTACTACTGCAAGGCATTCAATACTGCTGGGGAGGAACAGTGCGCTGCTAAGATAGACGTAAAAG ATCCAGTATGCCAAGGTTCCCCTCCTAAGTTCACCCAGAAGCCTCGCTCGCTCACCGTGGACGAAGGAAGCAGCCTCAAGCTCACCTGCAAGGTCGAGGGCGATCCGGAGCCCGCCATCTCGTGGTCTAAAGACGGTCGGATCATCTCGCCTGGCCAGCGTATCGTCTTGAAGAAGCTCGGACTCCACATAAGGATTCTTCAGATACCCACTGCGTTGTCCACAGACGCTGGGTCTTATACCTGTGTAATTGCTAATGCGAATGGGGAGGAGAAGTGTACTGTGTCTGTAGTGGTGCATCCATTGGACGAAGAGCAGACGGATTTCAGACAACTATTAAAGTCAAG ACCTCGGCTTCAGAacattaacaataacaacacCTTCAATAGCAGCACCGACAAAAGCTCCCCAGAATCCGACCCGACCCAGCTGGATTTCCGTCACGTGCTCACGCGTCACGTACAGACCAAGACGTCACCAAAGTTCACCGAGGGGTTAAAGGACATGCGCATCAAGGAGGGGGAGACGGCGGTTTTCCACTGCCAGGTTGAAGGGGTGCCGCAGCCGACCGTTGCGTGGACGGTGGACGGCAGAGAGATTAAAGaatcaaaatatttcaaaatgacaaATGAGG GTACACTAGCTAAGTTGACCATAACGGAAGCTTTTCCTGAGGACGagggtgaatattcatgcatTGCGTCCAACACAGCTGGCCAGGAGAAAACTACATCAGACCTCAAGATTGTCC CTTGGGAAGATGACGATGATGTCGATTTCGCCAAGCCCGGTGAAAAACGTGACAACATGGATGAAGTCTTCAAGCGCTCACTGACAATCTCCGAAGACGACGACGCCGACATTGACATCCCAGCATCGGGCACCCCAGCCATCACCGTCACCGAAGCCTCCCCTAAGAAAGTCAAGAAAATCCCTCCACCAGTTCCCGCCAAGAAGATATCCCTGGAACGCGCtcgagcgccctcttttgaccaCGCTGAAAACAATCAGAATTCCGAAACGGTCAGCAGAGGTACTACACTCCCACAGTTTGTCGTCGGACTTAGCGATAAGAGGATCACACAGGGAAGTGCTACGGTGCTAGAGTGCGAAATCACCGGTGAACCTGAGCCAGATATCGTCTGGTACCGGGAGGGTGAGGAGATCAAGGAAGGCGGCAAGTACCGATACGAATTTGAGGGTGACCACGGTGTATTGCTGGTCATCAATAATGCTACGATGAGCGACTGTGGACAGTACACATGCAAGGCCGTCAACCCGGTGGGGTCGGCGGAGAGCTCGGCTCAACTGATCAGTGGTGGAG TGCCGGCCAAAATCGAGTCAGGCCCCAAGAGCATCGAGGTCATCTCGGGTCAGACAGCCAGGATCTCATGCGAGATTGCCGGCAGCCCAAACCCAGAAGTCACGTGGAGTAAGTACAGGAAGGAGGTTGAGGAGAGCGATCGGAAACAAATGGACGCGACGGAAAGTTCGGCAACCTTGACAATCCGTAAGGCGAGTGAAGAGGATGCCGGGAGATATACAATCAACGTGTGCAATGCGCTTGGGACGGATAGCTTTGAAATATCAGTCAGTGTTGTAG ATAAACCAGACCCACCCTCCGGGAATCCAACAGCTTCTGACGTCACCAGTACCTCATTGACACTGTCATGGTCGGTCGTCTCGTACGACGGTGGTAGCCGCATCATTGGTTACGTCATCGAGATGTGTCGTGCAGACGATGACAACAAGTGGCAACCTCTGACCTCGACCACCCACACGTCACACGTCATCACTGACCTGCAACCGGAAGTGGAGTATGTGTTCCGGGTCAGTGCAGAGAACGTGCACGGTATCAGCGAGCCGAGCCAAGTGTCGGACCCGGTGCTGACCGTTGACGAAGCCCCGCGTGTGAAAGAGGAGAAGCATAGTGGCGAATCTGATG ATGACAGTGACGAGTTTATCGTACACGGTGACGTCACAATACGAACCGACAAGGAGGTCGGCGACCTTTACAACATCAAGGAACAAGTTGGCAA GGGGCGTTTCGGCGTTGTGTACCGCTGCATAGAGAAAGCAACCGGCAAGACGTTTGCCGCCAAATTCATCAAGACGAAACCGTCCGATCGAGAGTCTGTGCGATCCGAAATCCGGATCATGAACGAACTGCACCATCCGAAGCTGCTACAGTGTGTAGATGCCTTTGAAGTACCCAAGCAAATCATCATGGTCATGGAATT CATCGCTGGTGGTGAACTCTTCGAGCGTGTCATCGACGACGACTTCGTCCTAACCGAGAAGGACGCCATTAAATTCATGCGTCAAATCTGTGCAGGCGTTCACTACATGCACGACCAGAATATACTCCACCTCGATCTCAAACCTGAAAATGTGATGTGTGTGGACACACACGGCTGCCGTATCAAACTGATCGACTTCGGCCTGGCCCGGAAGTTCGACCCGACCAAGAACACAAAGGTCATGTTTGGCACACCGGAGTTTGTTGCACCGGAAGTGATCAACTACGAACTGATTGGCTATGCAACCGACTTGTGGAGTATTGGCGTTATCTGTTACATTTT GTTGAGTGGGCTGTCTCCGTTCATGGGAGACAACGACGCGGAGACCCTCAGTAACGTCACGCTGGCTGAGTGGGACTTCGACGATGAGGCTTTCGACGATATCTCAGAAGAATCTAAAGACTTCATCGAAAAACTACTCATCAAGAGAAAGGA AAAGCGAATGGAGGTGACTGAATGTCTTCAACACACTTGGCTTAACAAAGATATTAAGACAATGAAAGCAACACAGCTGTCTACAGCCAAACTCAAGAAGTTTGTGGCTAGACGCAGGTGGCAG AAAACTACCACTGCAGTTAGGGCAATAGGTCGCATGGCTTCCCTAACGATGTTCGCTGGACTGAAAAAATCAGGCGACCAAGCTGGGGCTGCAATGCGTCCCGGTTCACCCACACAGAATCTCCTTAAGACAGCACTCAGGAAAGAAGCTGAAGACACCAAGAAAACCTCCCGTGTGCTCCACCTAGAGGAAGACGAGAACAATGGCGACTGTGATGCAAAGCGGAAGAATGATGCTTTGCCTGTGAGAACTGATGCAAACGGTGGTAGTGCTCACCCGGACAAAACTCTAAGTGGAGCGAAACAAACAATTGATGATGTGAGGAAGGGAGTAAGTAGGGATCGTGGAATAGCGGAGCGTCTTAAAGACTCTAGTGACAGTGAGGAGGAGTTGCCTGGCGATCGTGAAGAGAAATCACAAAGTGCAGTCAACGGTTTCGTTAATCAGGACAAAGTAGACTCTGAGTCGTCCTCGAGCAGGATGCAAGCAGACGATTCGCCTGACGTTGCTAGGCGCAGTTTCCCGCCAAAATTCAGCAAGGATATCATCGACGCTATGGTGTTCGAAGGAGACTGTGCACGTTTCGACTGTCACATCGAAGGGGAACCGGAACCGGAAATCACGTGGTACCAGGACGACGAGGAACTCGACGAGAGCAGTCGGTTTCTGATGGAGTTTGACAGTGATGGCGTTTGTAGTCTTATCATCAAGAACGTCATCGAGGACGACGATGCAGAGTACATGGTTAAAGCGGTAAATACGGCTGGAGAAGCGTCTAGCGTAGCCGAGCTCATCGTACACGTCCCGGGTGCCCAATGA